One genomic region from Halococcus qingdaonensis encodes:
- a CDS encoding dihydrodipicolinate synthase family protein translates to MSHDATANDDPLDLGGVIPPMVTAFDEDESVDYQTTADHARFVVDRGVHGVFPLGTNGEFALLDGDEQAGVVEAVVDEVGGEVPVIAGVGAPSTYHTVDRAQRAAEAGADGLVVVTPYYYPVDETGAVEHYRRVAEATELPIYVYHIPSKTGNALSHATLDALAEIDGLAGVKDSSKDVPWLSRAIDDHPEFVFLAGSDSLQFPGRLVGCTGGVSAVANALPELLVDLHESYTAGDIEHARECQSTLYRVRDAFKGGPYLAGVKAALSLRGFDAGPLRSPLRGMDDEERSALEATIRAEGLL, encoded by the coding sequence ATGAGCCACGATGCGACTGCGAACGACGATCCGCTCGATCTCGGCGGCGTCATCCCGCCGATGGTGACGGCATTCGACGAGGACGAATCGGTCGATTACCAGACGACGGCCGACCACGCCCGATTCGTCGTCGATCGGGGCGTCCACGGCGTCTTTCCGTTGGGAACGAACGGCGAGTTCGCCCTGCTCGACGGCGACGAACAGGCCGGCGTCGTCGAGGCGGTCGTCGACGAGGTCGGCGGCGAGGTGCCGGTCATCGCGGGCGTCGGTGCGCCGAGCACGTATCACACGGTCGACCGCGCCCAGCGTGCCGCCGAGGCCGGTGCAGACGGACTCGTCGTCGTCACACCCTACTACTACCCGGTCGACGAGACGGGCGCGGTCGAACACTACCGTCGCGTCGCCGAGGCCACCGAGCTCCCGATCTACGTCTATCACATCCCCTCGAAAACGGGCAACGCACTTAGCCACGCGACGCTCGACGCGCTCGCCGAGATCGACGGACTCGCCGGCGTCAAGGATTCGAGCAAGGACGTCCCCTGGCTCAGTCGCGCCATCGACGACCATCCCGAGTTCGTCTTCCTCGCCGGCTCGGACTCGCTGCAGTTCCCCGGCCGGCTCGTCGGCTGTACCGGCGGCGTGAGCGCGGTGGCGAACGCACTGCCCGAACTGCTCGTCGATCTCCACGAGTCGTACACCGCGGGCGATATCGAGCACGCACGCGAGTGCCAGAGTACCCTCTATCGGGTGCGCGACGCGTTCAAGGGCGGGCCATATCTGGCGGGTGTGAAGGCCGCGCTCTCGCTGCGCGGGTTCGACGCCGGCCCGCTGCGGAGCCCGCTCCGCGGGATGGACGACGAGGAGCGATCGGCGCTCGAAGCCACCATCCGTGCCGAGGGGTTGCTCTGA
- a CDS encoding carbohydrate ABC transporter permease, whose product MPSPDRTDVGRSIRSRLSDLRTRLVGDTGDDESPVRTDGGATVSRGSAGTGLSDRLRSPRNSRFVGSLPFWLPPFLLMGLFVYGAIGWNFLISLTDMEGFGDPDYSTLDFQQYAELFGSEAFINAARNTFVLLIAFTVLCLVLGLVLAILLDRTLRLQNTFRLVYLLPFSLSFVVTAQLWAWMYDIDNGIINSVLSLGGLSPDWIGNPQLVLGAVIFALVWQFSGYAMVVFLAGLQAIPDEHFEAARIDGASTIKMYWRVIIPQLRGSVISALVVLMIGALKAFDFLYALFGQYRPAAGADILATLMVREAYSNQHWAYGSAIAIVLYVLALLVVIPYLYSQYRRGAL is encoded by the coding sequence ATGCCGTCTCCGGATCGAACTGACGTGGGACGGTCGATCCGATCACGGCTGAGTGACCTTCGCACCCGACTCGTGGGCGACACCGGCGACGACGAGAGCCCGGTTCGCACCGACGGCGGGGCGACCGTGAGCCGTGGCTCGGCCGGCACAGGACTATCGGATCGACTGCGATCGCCGCGCAACAGCCGGTTCGTCGGCTCGCTGCCGTTCTGGCTCCCGCCATTCCTGTTGATGGGGCTGTTTGTCTACGGGGCGATCGGCTGGAACTTCCTCATCTCGCTGACGGATATGGAGGGCTTTGGTGATCCGGACTACTCCACGCTCGATTTCCAGCAGTACGCCGAACTGTTCGGTAGTGAGGCGTTCATCAACGCCGCGCGCAACACGTTCGTCCTGCTGATCGCGTTCACGGTCCTCTGTCTCGTGCTCGGGCTGGTGCTCGCGATCCTGCTCGATCGGACGCTTCGATTGCAGAACACGTTCCGGCTGGTGTATCTGCTGCCGTTCAGCCTCTCGTTCGTCGTGACCGCCCAGCTCTGGGCGTGGATGTACGACATCGACAACGGCATCATCAACTCGGTGCTGAGCCTCGGCGGACTTAGTCCGGACTGGATCGGCAACCCACAGCTCGTGCTCGGAGCGGTCATCTTCGCGCTGGTCTGGCAGTTCAGCGGCTACGCGATGGTGGTCTTTCTCGCCGGATTGCAAGCGATCCCCGACGAACACTTCGAGGCGGCGCGTATCGACGGCGCGAGCACGATCAAGATGTACTGGCGAGTCATCATCCCCCAGCTCAGGGGCTCGGTCATCAGCGCGCTCGTCGTGCTGATGATCGGTGCGCTCAAAGCGTTCGACTTCCTGTATGCGCTGTTCGGCCAGTACCGTCCCGCAGCAGGAGCCGACATCCTCGCGACGCTGATGGTTCGTGAAGCGTACTCGAACCAGCACTGGGCGTACGGCTCGGCGATCGCGATCGTGCTCTACGTCCTCGCGTTGCTCGTCGTCATCCCGTATCTCTACAGTCAGTACCGCAGGGGTGCACTATGA
- a CDS encoding sulfatase has product MRDVLLITVDSLRADHLGCDGYERETTPAIDALAANGHRFANAFAHACATRASFPSILTSSTALMYGGYESLSENRTLVTEALPAAYRAGGFHSNLYLSAEFGYSRGFDAFFDSKSDPSPAARVKGAVEERLDEDGWLYGVLSRAVDTAEKEAGINVGSAYVRADEITEKAIDWAENERDGPRFLWTHYMDVHHPYRPPERHQRALGIDPVPEREAIRLRRKMIEAPDEITDDERRTLIDLYDAEIRFTDTEIGRLIERVRGMWGDDTMVIVTADHGEAFGEHGGYSHTQTFHDEMLHVPLIVSCGGDSRVTTHDELVGLADLTPTIVDYAGGEQANSFVGHSLHPLLDGEGDWPREHVVGDWADGNRGGGERRFAYRDRRWKYIERGDGRVLYDLAADPGEHENVADANPEVCERLHSVLDEHRGRIAASADDLRTVEMNESTKKRLRDLGYAE; this is encoded by the coding sequence ATGCGGGACGTGCTGCTCATCACCGTCGATTCGCTCCGGGCCGACCATCTCGGGTGTGACGGCTACGAGCGGGAAACGACGCCGGCCATCGACGCGCTCGCGGCGAACGGCCACCGCTTCGCGAACGCCTTCGCCCACGCCTGCGCGACCCGTGCGTCGTTTCCATCGATCCTCACCTCGTCGACCGCGCTCATGTACGGCGGGTACGAATCCCTCTCCGAGAACCGAACCCTCGTCACCGAGGCGCTCCCCGCCGCCTACCGAGCGGGGGGCTTTCACTCGAACCTCTATCTCTCGGCGGAGTTCGGTTATTCGCGGGGGTTCGATGCCTTTTTCGACTCGAAGAGTGACCCATCGCCAGCGGCCCGGGTGAAAGGAGCCGTCGAGGAGCGCCTCGACGAAGACGGCTGGCTCTACGGCGTTCTGTCGAGAGCGGTCGACACGGCTGAGAAAGAGGCCGGCATCAACGTCGGCTCGGCCTACGTCAGGGCCGATGAAATCACCGAGAAGGCCATCGACTGGGCCGAGAACGAGCGCGATGGCCCCCGGTTCCTCTGGACACACTACATGGACGTCCACCATCCCTACCGTCCACCCGAGCGCCATCAGCGCGCGCTCGGGATCGATCCCGTCCCCGAGCGCGAGGCGATCAGGCTCCGCCGGAAGATGATCGAGGCCCCCGACGAGATCACCGACGACGAACGCAGGACACTGATCGACCTCTACGACGCCGAGATCCGCTTCACTGACACGGAGATCGGTCGTCTGATCGAGCGCGTTCGGGGGATGTGGGGCGACGACACGATGGTGATCGTCACCGCCGACCACGGCGAGGCGTTTGGCGAGCACGGAGGTTATAGCCACACACAGACCTTCCACGACGAGATGCTCCACGTCCCGCTGATCGTGAGTTGCGGGGGCGATTCCCGAGTAACGACCCACGACGAACTCGTCGGATTGGCCGACCTCACGCCGACCATCGTCGATTATGCGGGTGGCGAGCAGGCGAATTCGTTCGTCGGTCACAGTCTCCACCCGCTGCTCGACGGTGAGGGTGACTGGCCGCGCGAGCACGTCGTCGGTGACTGGGCCGACGGGAATCGTGGCGGCGGCGAGCGACGGTTCGCCTACCGTGACCGCCGCTGGAAGTACATCGAGCGCGGCGACGGGCGCGTGCTCTACGATCTCGCGGCCGACCCCGGCGAGCACGAGAACGTCGCGGACGCCAATCCTGAGGTGTGCGAACGGCTTCACAGCGTGCTCGACGAGCATCGAGGGCGGATCGCGGCGAGCGCCGACGACCTTCGGACCGTCGAGATGAACGAGAGTACCAAAAAACGCCTCCGCGACCTCGGCTACGCGGAGTGA
- a CDS encoding ABC transporter substrate-binding protein — protein sequence MSDSESNYSRRTYLKGTAAASAGAMVGLAGCVGGGGGGGGNGSGGNNSSGGGSSGGGGKLQVLHGWTGGDGKKAINNLIKTFEEAHSDVDTNFQAIGGGGNTNLDTTISNRAQNGNLPSSWADWPGNNLVQFTSAGLLGDISDDVWTKDLKQNYTKEAKQYSQVGESSKSVGSGPYVAVPIGSHRMNDLFYNVSVVEEAGVDPTSFSKPSDLTAALKKVEQNTDAVGLAQGLEAPFTTLQLWEVVMQGQAGYQAFMDYINGEGDEKAVRKAFQTVQNYYDHINDDASSIGFTQANQKFMSGDAAFVHNGNWVAGSYRNQDDFEYEDDWNNVTFPGTDDMYGMHLDSFPFPADGPAPEAAKTWLSYLGTTEAQVAFNQYKGSIPPRTDAPTDKFGPYLTKTIKEYSEVSQKPPTIAHGLAVLPDVHSDIDGVITNEFLGSGNLDSATKGMLDAVSGSN from the coding sequence ATGTCTGACTCCGAATCGAACTACTCTCGGCGGACGTATCTGAAGGGCACCGCTGCGGCGAGCGCCGGCGCGATGGTCGGTCTCGCCGGCTGTGTCGGTGGCGGTGGCGGCGGTGGTGGGAACGGGAGCGGTGGAAACAACAGCAGCGGTGGCGGCTCGTCCGGTGGTGGCGGCAAGCTGCAGGTCCTCCACGGCTGGACCGGCGGCGACGGCAAGAAAGCCATCAACAACCTCATCAAGACGTTCGAGGAAGCCCATTCCGACGTCGACACGAACTTCCAGGCCATCGGCGGCGGCGGCAACACCAATCTCGACACGACCATCTCGAACCGTGCACAGAACGGCAACCTCCCCAGCTCGTGGGCCGACTGGCCCGGCAACAACCTCGTCCAGTTCACCAGCGCCGGGCTTCTCGGCGACATCAGCGACGACGTCTGGACCAAGGACCTCAAGCAGAACTACACGAAGGAGGCCAAACAGTACTCGCAGGTCGGTGAAAGCTCGAAATCCGTCGGCTCGGGGCCATACGTTGCGGTACCGATCGGCTCCCACCGGATGAACGACCTCTTCTACAACGTCTCCGTCGTCGAGGAAGCGGGTGTCGACCCGACGAGCTTCTCGAAGCCGAGCGATCTGACGGCCGCGCTCAAGAAGGTCGAGCAGAACACCGACGCCGTCGGTCTCGCACAGGGGCTCGAAGCGCCGTTCACGACGCTCCAGCTCTGGGAGGTCGTCATGCAGGGACAGGCCGGCTATCAGGCGTTCATGGACTACATCAACGGCGAGGGCGACGAGAAGGCGGTGCGCAAGGCGTTCCAGACCGTCCAGAACTACTACGACCACATCAACGACGACGCATCGAGCATCGGCTTCACGCAGGCCAATCAGAAGTTCATGAGCGGTGACGCGGCCTTCGTCCACAACGGCAACTGGGTCGCCGGCTCCTACCGCAACCAGGACGACTTCGAGTACGAGGACGACTGGAACAACGTCACCTTCCCCGGTACCGACGACATGTACGGGATGCATCTCGACTCGTTCCCGTTCCCCGCCGACGGGCCCGCTCCCGAGGCCGCAAAGACCTGGCTCTCCTATCTGGGCACGACCGAGGCACAGGTCGCGTTCAACCAGTACAAAGGGTCGATTCCCCCGCGGACCGATGCCCCCACGGATAAGTTCGGTCCGTATCTCACCAAGACGATCAAGGAGTACAGCGAGGTCTCGCAGAAACCGCCGACGATCGCCCACGGGCTCGCCGTGCTGCCCGATGTCCACTCGGATATCGACGGCGTGATCACCAACGAGTTCCTCGGCTCGGGGAACCTCGACTCCGCAACCAAGGGGATGCTCGATGCCGTCTCCGGATCGAACTGA
- a CDS encoding carbohydrate ABC transporter permease, which translates to MSQETVTADATDGESSTSDLRDAIGGKRILLYAVLALIAVYFLVPLEAGLVTSFKTNEAVINTAPYLPPGPDGFTLQNWAEALDTLSSGLVNSLVMTIPATVLGALFGSLAAYGLTQISWKGQIPIFALFVAGVFIPYQAVLVPLSQFWSMIPLETALSPLWALPLLEPYHADLIELIVTHTSYGIPISTVLFRGYYMGLSDEMVEAARLDGAGVFEIYRRIVLPLSGPMFAVVLIYQFTQIWNELLFALILVGGTGPSAPVTLSLVGLGTSLEGVDFGLRMAGAFLTALPTLLVFIIFGDQFAQGVAGRT; encoded by the coding sequence ATGAGTCAGGAAACCGTTACAGCCGACGCGACCGACGGCGAATCGTCGACGAGCGATCTGCGCGATGCGATCGGCGGGAAACGAATCCTCCTGTACGCAGTACTCGCGCTCATCGCCGTCTACTTCCTCGTGCCCCTCGAAGCAGGGCTCGTCACGTCGTTCAAGACCAACGAGGCAGTCATCAACACCGCGCCGTATCTCCCGCCCGGACCGGACGGGTTCACCCTCCAGAACTGGGCAGAGGCGCTCGATACACTCTCGTCGGGGTTGGTCAACAGCCTCGTGATGACGATCCCGGCGACGGTGCTCGGCGCGCTGTTCGGGAGTCTCGCGGCCTACGGACTGACACAGATCAGCTGGAAGGGGCAGATCCCGATTTTCGCGCTGTTCGTCGCCGGCGTGTTCATCCCGTACCAGGCCGTACTGGTGCCGCTGTCGCAGTTCTGGTCGATGATTCCGCTCGAAACGGCGCTGTCGCCGCTGTGGGCGCTACCGTTGCTCGAACCGTATCACGCGGACCTCATCGAACTGATCGTGACCCACACCTCCTACGGAATCCCCATCAGTACAGTGCTGTTCAGGGGCTACTACATGGGGCTCTCCGACGAGATGGTCGAGGCGGCGCGCCTCGATGGCGCGGGCGTCTTCGAAATCTACCGCCGGATCGTCCTCCCGCTGTCGGGACCGATGTTCGCGGTGGTGTTGATCTACCAGTTCACGCAGATCTGGAACGAACTGCTGTTCGCACTGATTCTCGTCGGCGGCACGGGACCGTCGGCCCCAGTGACGCTCTCGCTCGTGGGACTGGGGACGAGCCTCGAAGGCGTCGACTTCGGGCTACGGATGGCCGGTGCGTTCCTGACCGCACTGCCGACGCTGCTCGTCTTCATCATCTTCGGCGATCAGTTCGCACAGGGTGTTGCCGGTCGAACGTAG
- a CDS encoding mandelate racemase/muconate lactonizing enzyme family protein: MGIDYADLHDPNAEYTMRELSSETMGVRAKRGGGRDVEITDVQTTMVDGNFPWTLVRVYTDAGIVGTGEAYWGAGVPEIIARMTPFVVGENPLDIDRLFEHLVQKMSGEGSIGGTVITAISGIEIALHDLAGKILELPAYQLLGGKYRDSVRVYCDCHAGEEEDPQANADEAERVVEELGYDALKFDLDVPSGHEKDKANRHLRNKEIEHKAEIVRAVTERLDGRADAAFDCHWAFTGGSAKRIARAIEEHDVWWLEDPVPPENHDVQREVTRGTTTPIAAGENVYRKHGYRRLLEEQAVDVVAPDLPKMGGMRETRKVADMADSYYVPVAMHNVASPVGTMASAHVGAAIPNSLAVEYHSYQLGWWAELVEESVIQEGAIEIPERPGLGLTLDMDAVAEHMVDGEELFDAA, encoded by the coding sequence ATGGGTATCGACTACGCCGACCTGCACGACCCGAACGCCGAGTACACGATGCGCGAGCTCTCGTCGGAGACGATGGGCGTGCGGGCCAAACGCGGCGGCGGGCGCGACGTCGAGATCACCGACGTGCAGACGACGATGGTCGACGGCAATTTCCCGTGGACGCTGGTGCGAGTGTACACCGACGCGGGCATCGTCGGCACGGGCGAGGCCTACTGGGGTGCCGGGGTGCCCGAGATCATCGCTCGGATGACACCGTTCGTCGTCGGCGAGAACCCGCTCGACATCGATCGGCTGTTCGAGCATCTCGTCCAGAAGATGTCCGGCGAGGGCTCGATCGGCGGGACGGTCATCACGGCCATCTCGGGTATCGAGATCGCGCTCCACGACCTCGCCGGCAAGATCCTCGAACTGCCCGCCTACCAGCTACTGGGCGGGAAGTATCGTGACTCGGTGCGCGTCTACTGCGACTGCCACGCGGGCGAGGAGGAAGACCCACAGGCGAACGCCGACGAGGCCGAGCGCGTCGTCGAGGAACTGGGCTACGACGCACTCAAGTTCGATCTCGACGTCCCCTCGGGTCATGAGAAGGATAAGGCCAACCGCCACCTCCGGAACAAGGAGATCGAACACAAGGCCGAGATAGTCAGAGCAGTGACCGAGCGCCTCGATGGGCGGGCCGACGCGGCCTTCGACTGCCACTGGGCGTTCACCGGCGGGAGCGCTAAACGCATCGCGCGGGCGATCGAGGAGCACGACGTCTGGTGGCTCGAAGACCCCGTCCCGCCGGAGAACCACGACGTCCAGCGCGAGGTCACGCGCGGGACGACCACCCCCATCGCCGCCGGCGAGAACGTCTATCGCAAACACGGCTACCGTCGGCTCCTCGAAGAGCAGGCCGTCGACGTCGTCGCGCCCGACCTCCCGAAGATGGGTGGAATGCGCGAGACGAGAAAAGTCGCCGACATGGCCGACAGCTACTACGTGCCGGTGGCGATGCACAACGTCGCCTCGCCCGTCGGCACGATGGCGAGCGCCCACGTCGGCGCTGCCATCCCCAACTCGCTCGCCGTCGAGTACCACTCCTATCAGCTCGGCTGGTGGGCAGAGCTCGTCGAGGAATCGGTCATTCAGGAGGGCGCGATCGAGATCCCCGAGCGACCGGGGCTCGGGCTGACGCTCGATATGGATGCCGTCGCCGAGCATATGGTCGACGGTGAGGAGCTGTTCGATGCAGCGTAG
- a CDS encoding HAD family hydrolase — MDRYDLLYELYESFDTDGLRDHQRFIDVFPPVDSRVALEGYQEIATELDERKDEIRDAFQYGETLANIAAHASREEAFTALDLLTKHDRGVNVLVLDVDETLRSAGGTDNEIPRETLHYLTELHEAGIPVVICTGQTLENVKGFAIQGLGSELVHSGTLSIVYEAGTGVFTPGHGSETKKLLYERLDERIQDVFYALRSRVLPEAPDGVREGCHLQGNEFNVTLKPNAETGSPEAREIIDQALCYLVDLLGTIVAEGTDSEEGSEWARAFYAAADPEIRGVLERRDRLSERDPDELPAALSEAFERIDVAYYEADAAEVGSLELNKVAGVETAFDVLGVDDPFALVMGDSKSDLRVMEWVADGKGIAAAPEHASRAVLDHVIRTDELVYDRGEAAAVLRIVSALNRLATLD, encoded by the coding sequence ATGGATCGGTACGATCTCCTCTACGAGCTCTACGAGTCGTTCGACACCGACGGCCTGCGCGACCACCAGCGGTTCATCGACGTCTTCCCGCCCGTCGATTCGCGCGTCGCGCTCGAAGGCTACCAGGAGATCGCCACCGAACTCGACGAGCGAAAGGACGAGATCCGTGACGCCTTCCAGTACGGCGAAACGCTCGCAAATATCGCCGCCCACGCCAGCCGCGAGGAAGCGTTCACCGCGCTCGATCTCCTGACCAAACACGACCGCGGGGTGAACGTCCTCGTGCTCGACGTCGACGAAACCCTCAGATCCGCGGGCGGCACCGACAACGAGATTCCGCGCGAGACGCTCCACTACCTGACCGAGCTCCACGAGGCGGGCATCCCGGTCGTCATCTGCACCGGCCAGACCCTGGAGAACGTGAAGGGGTTCGCCATCCAGGGGCTCGGCAGCGAACTCGTCCACTCCGGAACGTTGAGCATCGTCTACGAGGCCGGCACCGGCGTGTTCACGCCCGGTCACGGCTCGGAGACGAAGAAATTGCTCTACGAGCGTCTCGACGAGCGGATCCAGGACGTCTTCTACGCGTTGCGCTCGCGCGTGTTGCCCGAGGCCCCCGACGGCGTTCGCGAAGGATGTCATCTCCAAGGCAACGAGTTCAACGTCACTCTGAAGCCGAACGCCGAGACCGGCAGCCCGGAAGCTCGGGAGATCATCGATCAGGCGCTCTGCTATCTCGTCGATCTGCTCGGGACGATCGTGGCGGAGGGGACCGACAGCGAGGAGGGAAGCGAGTGGGCACGGGCGTTCTACGCCGCGGCCGACCCCGAGATCCGTGGCGTGCTCGAACGACGTGACCGACTATCCGAACGTGATCCGGACGAACTGCCGGCGGCGCTGTCGGAGGCTTTCGAGCGCATCGACGTCGCCTACTACGAGGCCGACGCCGCCGAGGTCGGCAGCCTGGAGCTGAACAAGGTCGCCGGCGTCGAGACCGCCTTCGACGTGCTCGGTGTCGACGATCCGTTCGCGCTCGTGATGGGCGACTCGAAGTCCGACCTGCGCGTGATGGAGTGGGTCGCCGACGGGAAGGGGATCGCTGCCGCACCCGAACACGCCTCGCGGGCCGTGCTCGATCACGTCATCAGAACCGACGAACTCGTCTACGATCGCGGTGAAGCCGCCGCCGTCCTGCGAATCGTCTCGGCGCTCAATCGGTTGGCGACACTCGACTGA
- a CDS encoding glycosyltransferase family 2 protein, with amino-acid sequence MPDSAVSLPESLQQGGGPLVSVIVPTYDDSELLGPALESIAAQTHGNVELIVVDSSDVSWLRELAARVEGFTYLNQKPSGLAAARNRGLDAATGELIAFLDADDRWLPEKLDRQLAAVADGADIVYSNVYLVEDGRKRRQSALSVRNPDSHHVDFLYEGGVPMPTVLARRECFADERFDERLPVAEDRHLWARLFASYRPARVAEPLACYTRRAGSMSSDLELMYETELTVIADLANRVPDVAAHRAVLERKARYKYGKRLLRAGRSSKARRELRRAVAAGEHDPRALALLVLAYAPAGHAQLLELLERFQERRR; translated from the coding sequence ATGCCCGATTCAGCGGTCTCGCTGCCCGAATCGCTCCAGCAGGGTGGGGGACCGCTCGTATCGGTGATCGTTCCGACCTATGACGACAGCGAGTTGCTCGGCCCGGCGCTCGAATCCATCGCGGCACAGACCCACGGGAACGTCGAACTGATCGTCGTCGATAGTTCCGACGTGTCCTGGCTGCGCGAGCTCGCCGCCCGTGTCGAGGGATTCACCTATCTGAATCAGAAACCCAGCGGCCTCGCGGCGGCACGCAATCGCGGACTCGATGCCGCCACCGGAGAACTGATCGCCTTTCTCGATGCCGACGATCGCTGGCTCCCCGAAAAACTCGACCGACAGCTCGCGGCCGTCGCTGACGGTGCCGACATCGTCTACTCGAACGTCTATCTCGTCGAGGATGGGAGGAAACGCCGGCAGTCCGCGCTGTCGGTCCGCAATCCTGACAGCCACCATGTCGACTTCCTCTACGAGGGCGGGGTGCCGATGCCGACCGTGCTCGCCCGCCGGGAGTGCTTCGCCGACGAGCGCTTCGACGAGCGCCTGCCGGTGGCAGAGGACCGCCACCTCTGGGCACGGCTGTTCGCCAGCTACCGACCCGCGCGCGTGGCCGAACCGCTCGCGTGCTACACCCGTCGAGCAGGGTCGATGAGTTCGGACCTCGAACTGATGTACGAGACCGAACTGACGGTGATCGCGGACCTCGCGAACCGAGTACCTGATGTTGCGGCCCACCGCGCGGTGCTCGAACGCAAGGCGAGATACAAATACGGCAAGCGGCTGCTGCGGGCCGGCAGGAGTTCGAAAGCACGGCGCGAACTCCGGCGAGCGGTCGCCGCCGGCGAGCACGACCCGCGTGCGCTCGCCCTTCTCGTACTGGCGTACGCACCCGCTGGCCACGCACAGCTGCTGGAACTGCTCGAACGGTTCCAGGAGCGTCGCCGATAA
- a CDS encoding sugar kinase → MTPDVLTLGETMVLFSPDEPGPTKHQQTFKKSLGGAESNVAIALSRLGNDVGWYSKLGADPHGNYINSFVRGEGVDTATVEFTDDAPTGIMFKERRALGETSVYYYRHGSAASTMSADDLPTDAIADADYLHLTGITPALSDSCREATLAAIERAREAGTTISFDPNIRHKLWESNEEMRRTLLALVEKSDIVLPGIEEGRALFDTDTPEAIANACRDRGAAIAVVKLGAEGALVDDGEATRVPGYEVERVVDPIGAGDGFAAGFLDGRLRGLDAVEATKRANAVGAFATTVTGDVEGLPTERELDVFLGDREALRR, encoded by the coding sequence ATGACACCGGACGTACTCACGCTCGGCGAAACGATGGTGCTGTTCAGTCCCGACGAGCCGGGGCCGACGAAACACCAGCAGACGTTCAAGAAGAGCCTCGGCGGTGCCGAGAGCAACGTCGCGATCGCCCTCTCGCGGCTCGGCAACGACGTGGGCTGGTACAGCAAGCTCGGTGCGGACCCGCACGGCAACTACATCAATTCGTTCGTCCGCGGCGAAGGCGTCGATACCGCGACCGTCGAATTCACCGACGACGCGCCGACGGGGATCATGTTCAAGGAACGGCGCGCGCTCGGGGAGACCTCGGTCTACTACTACCGCCACGGCTCGGCCGCGAGCACGATGAGTGCCGACGATCTCCCCACCGATGCCATCGCGGACGCCGACTATCTCCATCTGACTGGGATCACGCCCGCGCTGAGCGATTCCTGTCGTGAGGCGACCCTTGCGGCCATCGAGCGCGCACGCGAGGCGGGGACGACGATATCGTTCGACCCGAACATCCGCCACAAACTCTGGGAGAGCAACGAGGAGATGCGACGAACGCTGCTCGCACTCGTCGAGAAGAGCGACATCGTCCTTCCCGGAATCGAGGAGGGACGGGCGCTGTTCGACACTGACACACCTGAAGCGATTGCGAACGCGTGTCGCGATCGGGGAGCTGCCATCGCGGTCGTCAAACTCGGTGCCGAGGGTGCGCTCGTCGACGATGGCGAGGCCACCCGCGTGCCGGGCTACGAGGTCGAGCGCGTCGTCGACCCCATCGGTGCCGGCGACGGGTTCGCCGCCGGTTTCCTCGACGGCCGTCTTCGCGGCCTCGATGCGGTCGAAGCGACGAAGCGTGCCAACGCTGTCGGTGCGTTCGCCACCACTGTGACCGGTGACGTCGAGGGACTACCGACCGAGCGCGAACTCGACGTGTTCCTCGGCGATCGCGAGGCGCTCCGGCGGTAG